In the Triticum aestivum cultivar Chinese Spring chromosome 2B, IWGSC CS RefSeq v2.1, whole genome shotgun sequence genome, TGTATCAACGGAAATACTGGAAttaatccagaaataatgcgagcactagAACTGAAATCTGCTGGGCTGGGGacaccactgtccctctaaccattcgACCACAGGTATTATATTCGTGTTAGTATGTTTATATATCATTATATTTTCACATAAAAACAAACATGTCCAATATTTATATACAGAAAAATGCGCATTGCTCCTGCTGGTTGCTTAAAAAGAAATTAGAAATCTCTGATTGATCAACCCCAAAAAACAAATCAGAATTCAAATACTTCCTCGCAAACCTCGGAGGTGAAATACAAATAAACTCAGGGACCAAATAGCGCGGAAAACCGAAAAATTCCTATCCCCACCATGGACCCAGACGTGGAAACCCTCGCCGACGACGACGCACTCGCCGGCGACGGCGGTGAGGCCGATAGAttcgaggcggaggcggaggcggaggccgaACTCCTTCGTGACCGCTTCAGGCTCGCTGTCATCAACATCGCGACTTCTGAAGGTAGGTTAAAATGGCACCCCTTCTCCACCGGCGTCCAGTTTCCGCTATCACTTCTTTCTCTTGCAACTGAGATCGGGATTCGGAGCAGTAATGTATGAAGCATTCGTGCTTTGCAGGCAAGAAGGCGGGCATGGAGGTTGCGGGTCCCGTCGTCGCCTGCATCGCCGACTTGGCCTTCAAGAGCGCAGGTTCCCCGAAATCTTTACCTCCTTTTGTTGTATTTGTTTTCACAACTAACTCTGCCCATTTTTGAATATCCATCTGGCCAATTTTAGACCGAGTCTTGGCGTGGAACAGAACCAGCTGATCTACC is a window encoding:
- the LOC123041353 gene encoding protein MHF1 homolog, translating into MDPDVETLADDDALAGDGGEADRFEAEAEAEAELLRDRFRLAVINIATSEGKKAGMEVAGPVVACIADLAFKSAEQLAKDVELFAQHASRKSIRMDDVILTAHRNEHLMGKLRTFSQNLKGKEPCTGKKRKKTSKKDDNMTVI